Part of the Chondrinema litorale genome, TCAACTTGAAATTACTTTTGAAGGAACAGGTGTGATTGATGTTGATATGATTTCCCTTTTCCCAGAAGATACATGGAAAGGCAGACCAAAAGGAATGCGTAAAGATTTAGTACAATTGCTTGCCGACCTACAACCCGGCTTTTTAAGATTTCCTGGTGGATGTATAGTAGAAGGAAGAACTTTGAACCAACGCTATCAGTGGAAAAAAACAGTGGGTAACATCGAAGACCGTGAGATGATTGTAAACCGTTGGAATACTGAATTTGCTCACAGACCAACTCCAGATTATTTTCAGACATTTGGCTTAGGATTTTTTGAGTACTTCCAGTTATCAGAAGATTTAGGAGCAGAAGCGCTTCCAATTTTAAGTTGTGGCATGGCTTGTCAGTTTAATACAGGTGAGTTGGTACCTATGGCTGAGCTAGACCCTTATGTGCAAGATGCTTTAGATTTGATTGAATTTGCTAATGGAGCTACAAGTACAAAATGGGGAAAACTTCGTGCAGATATGGGGCATCCTGAACCATTCAATTTAAAATACATTGGTGTAGGTAACGAGCAGTGGGGGCCAGATTATTTCGATAGATTAAAAGTATTTATAGAAGCCATAAAAGGGCAATATCCAGAAATGATTGTAGTATCAGGTACTGGCCCATTCCCAGATGGTGAACAATTTGATTATGCTGAAATTGAATTAAGAAAACTGAATGCAGAGATTGTAGACGAACATTATTACCGTAGTCCTGAGTGGTTTTTAGAAAATGCAGATCGCTACGATAGTTATGATAGAAACAGTTATAAAATATTTGCGGGTGAATATGCTGCTCAGAGTGTAGCCATTGCCAGTCCTGATAATAAAAATAACTGGCAATGTGCTATGTCTGAAGCGGCTTATCTTACAGGTTTAGAAAGAAATGCAGATGTGGTTTACCTTACTTCTTACGCGCCATTATTTGCTCATGTAGAGGGCTGGCAGTGGACACCAGACTTAATCTGGTTTAATAACTTAACCTCATACGGAACACCAAACTACTATGTGCAAAAACTATTTTCTAACAATAGTGGTACAAAACTGATCTCTGTAGAATCTGACGACAAACCGCTTACTGGGCAAAATAGCATCTATGCATCTTCTGTATTGGATGAAGATACAAAAGAAATTATCGTGAAGGTGGTAAACTCTTCAGAAGAAAGTAAGTCTGTAAAAATCAGTCTTAAAGGTGCAAAGAGACCAAAAAAAGAGGCTGCTCTAATTGTATTAAATAGTAAAGACCTTAATGGAGTAAACTCAATAGAAGATCCTGCTTCAATATCACCCGAAGAAAAAACAGTTTCTCTCAAAGGAAGAAACATTGAGTTGGAGCTGCCTCCTTATTCTTTATCAGTCATAAAAGTTGTTCAACAATAAAACATTTACATTCTAAATTATGAATACCAACAAATCATTGCTACTAGCATTCTTCATGTTTCTTTCAGCGCCATTTTTGTTTGCGCAAGATGAAGCTGTCGAGGTAAAAATTGATGCAACAAAAGCCGAACATACCATTAGCAGACATATATACGGCCACTTCGCCGAGCATTTAGGTCGCTGTATTTATGGTGGTTTTTATGTAGGAGAAGACAACAGTAAAATAGAAAATACCGATGGTATTAGAAGCGATGTTGTAGCCGCATTAAAAGATTTAAACATTCCTAACTTAAGATGGCCGGGAGGTTGTTTTGCAGATACTTACCACTGGAAAGACGGCATCGGTCCAAAAGCAGAAAGACCATCATTTGTAAACCGTTGGTGGGGTGGAGTAGTAGAAGATAACAGCTTTGGAACGCACGATTTTTTAAATCTTTGTGAAATGCTAGACACTGAACCTTATTTGGCTGCAAATGTGGGTAGTGGTACAGTGCAAGAATTAATCGATTGGGTATATTATGTAAATCACAAAGAAGGTAGCCCAATGGCTGCTTTAAGAAAAGAGAATGGAAGAGAAGAACCTTGGGCTGTAAAATATTGGGGAGTTGGTAACGAAATGTGGGGTTGCGGTGGAAACATGAAACCAGAATATTATGCTAACCTATATACCCAGTATAGTACTTTTATGACTGACTGGACAAACGGTGATGGTTTGTTTAGAATTGCTTCTGGCGCCAACGTAGCAGATTACCACTGGACAGAAACTTTAATGAAAGAAGTGCCGCATCACTTGCTAGAAGGAGTTGCTTTGCACTCATATTCTTTTGTAGAATGGAATGATAAAGGAGCAGCGTCAGACTTTACTGAAGCACAGTATTTTTCTACCATGCAAACCGCATTAAAAATGAATGAGCTGGTAGAGAAGCACTCAGCCATTATGGATAAGTATGATGAAGCAAAAAGAATTGCTCTAATAGTTGATGAGTGGGGTGGATGGTACAATGTAGAAGAAGGAACTAATCCAGGTTTTCTTTATCAGCAAAATACCATGAGAGATGCGATGATTGCCGGAGCTACGCTTAACATTTTTAATAACCATTGTGAGCGTGTGAGAATGGCGAATTTGGCACAAACTATCAATGTGTTGCAAGCTGTAATTCTTACAGATGACGAGAAAATGTTGCTAACACCAACTTACCATGTAATGAGAATGTACAAGGTACACCAAGATGCTTTAATGTTGCCTGTAGATTTTAAAAATGTAGATTATGAGTTTGAAGCTGAGAAACTACCTGCATTATCAGTTTCTGCATCTAAAGCGAAAGATGGGGCTGTACATATTTCACTTGTAAACATTGATCCAAATAATGCACATGACTTAACATTGAGTTTAAGTGGTGTTGAGTTTAAATCAATCACTGGTGAAATATTAAAATCAGAGAAGCTTCAAGACCACAACACTTTTGATAATCCAGAAAGTGTAACACCATCAGAATACAAAGAATTTAAAAAGAAAAAAGACCAAATAACTACGAGTTTACCACCATTCTCAGTAGTTGTTCTTGAATTGAAATAAACAGAGTAGTATATAATAGTTAGTAGCTGGGTTATGAAAAGTAGACTAAGGATAATAATTGCGTTGTGTGGATTTATGTTGATTGTTTTTAATAAAGTATCTGCACAGAATTTCACAGATGTAATTGTTCATGATCCGATGATGATTAAACAAGGGGATACTTACTTCCTGTTTTGTACAGGCAGGGGTATCTCTGTGTTTTCTTCTAAAGATTTAAAAGACTGGAAAAAAGAAAAGCCAGTATTCGATACACCACCACTTTGGGCTGTAGAAGCTGTTCCAACATTCAAAGGTCACATTTGGGCACCGGATATATCTTTCCATAATGGTCTGTATTACCTATATTATTCAGTTTCTGCTTTTGGCAAAAACACTTCTTGTATAGGTGTTGCAACAAACAAAACACTTGATCCAACAGACTCTAACTTTAAATGGATAGATCATGGCAAAGTAATTCAATCTGTACCTGGCAGAGATTTATGGAATGCCATTGACCCCA contains:
- a CDS encoding alpha-L-arabinofuranosidase C-terminal domain-containing protein; the encoded protein is MRINKLFELILCAGLLFPTFTFAQAPIVLEVDASKHVADIQPTMWGIFFEDINFAADGGIYAEMVKNRSFEFDNPLMGWNEPNSDTHSLNEKSGIAKVVKESEGTNPHFARIEVKNSTGYKIINEGFRSMGIKKDAKYNLTFEARNMSGNISKINFQFIDKNGKGVGKASVAVSSKDWKAYSASWAATETVEKAQLEITFEGTGVIDVDMISLFPEDTWKGRPKGMRKDLVQLLADLQPGFLRFPGGCIVEGRTLNQRYQWKKTVGNIEDREMIVNRWNTEFAHRPTPDYFQTFGLGFFEYFQLSEDLGAEALPILSCGMACQFNTGELVPMAELDPYVQDALDLIEFANGATSTKWGKLRADMGHPEPFNLKYIGVGNEQWGPDYFDRLKVFIEAIKGQYPEMIVVSGTGPFPDGEQFDYAEIELRKLNAEIVDEHYYRSPEWFLENADRYDSYDRNSYKIFAGEYAAQSVAIASPDNKNNWQCAMSEAAYLTGLERNADVVYLTSYAPLFAHVEGWQWTPDLIWFNNLTSYGTPNYYVQKLFSNNSGTKLISVESDDKPLTGQNSIYASSVLDEDTKEIIVKVVNSSEESKSVKISLKGAKRPKKEAALIVLNSKDLNGVNSIEDPASISPEEKTVSLKGRNIELELPPYSLSVIKVVQQ
- a CDS encoding alpha-N-arabinofuranosidase codes for the protein MNTNKSLLLAFFMFLSAPFLFAQDEAVEVKIDATKAEHTISRHIYGHFAEHLGRCIYGGFYVGEDNSKIENTDGIRSDVVAALKDLNIPNLRWPGGCFADTYHWKDGIGPKAERPSFVNRWWGGVVEDNSFGTHDFLNLCEMLDTEPYLAANVGSGTVQELIDWVYYVNHKEGSPMAALRKENGREEPWAVKYWGVGNEMWGCGGNMKPEYYANLYTQYSTFMTDWTNGDGLFRIASGANVADYHWTETLMKEVPHHLLEGVALHSYSFVEWNDKGAASDFTEAQYFSTMQTALKMNELVEKHSAIMDKYDEAKRIALIVDEWGGWYNVEEGTNPGFLYQQNTMRDAMIAGATLNIFNNHCERVRMANLAQTINVLQAVILTDDEKMLLTPTYHVMRMYKVHQDALMLPVDFKNVDYEFEAEKLPALSVSASKAKDGAVHISLVNIDPNNAHDLTLSLSGVEFKSITGEILKSEKLQDHNTFDNPESVTPSEYKEFKKKKDQITTSLPPFSVVVLELK